From the genome of Romeriopsis navalis LEGE 11480:
AGGCAGTGCCTATGCCAAAAGCCTTACAATATGCAGTGCTCCAGTGGTGTAATTCAACTAATTTCTAGGGATTTGCGATGAAGGACCAGCCGATCGTTACGCCTGATTTACCTGTTGCCGTTGAAGCAAAGTCGCCGGAAGGTCCGGCGGCGGCATTTGGGGGGGCGGTGAAGACCTATCACTGGAATTCCCAAGGGACCACAATGCGGGTGGTCTATGAGGTGATTGGTCAGGGCCAACCGGTATTACTATTACCGGCGTTTAGTTCGGTTTGTAGCCGGACGGAAATGGGGGGCTTGGCCCAGGAATTGGCGGCATCCTATCAAGTTTATGTGCTGGACTGGATCGGATTTGGGGATAGCGATCGGCCCAAGCTGGATTATGTGCCCAAGGTTTATCGGGCGTTGTTGCGGACGTTTGTGAATGAGGTGGTGGGTGAGCCGCCGATCGTCGTCGCTGCGGGCCATACCGCGGGTTATGTGATGCAGTTGGCCCAGGAGACGCCCCAGCCCTGGAAATGGATTGTATTGGTAGCACCGACTTGGCGCGGGCCGTTGCCGACAATGATGGGTGAGCAGAAGCGGAACGTCTTTAAATGGCTGCAAAAACTGGTGGACACGCCGGTGATTGGGCAGTTTCTCTACTGGTTGAATACGACGCAGGGCTTTTTGCGTTGGATGTATGGGCGGCATGTGTTTGCGAACTCGGAGAATATTGTGCCGGAATTGGTGCAGATGAAACAGGAATTAACGCGCCGGAAGAATGGCCGATTTCCAGCAGTGGCGTTTGTGACGGGAGCGCTTGATCCGCTGCGGAGCCGGGATGA
Proteins encoded in this window:
- a CDS encoding alpha/beta fold hydrolase produces the protein MKDQPIVTPDLPVAVEAKSPEGPAAAFGGAVKTYHWNSQGTTMRVVYEVIGQGQPVLLLPAFSSVCSRTEMGGLAQELAASYQVYVLDWIGFGDSDRPKLDYVPKVYRALLRTFVNEVVGEPPIVVAAGHTAGYVMQLAQETPQPWKWIVLVAPTWRGPLPTMMGEQKRNVFKWLQKLVDTPVIGQFLYWLNTTQGFLRWMYGRHVFANSENIVPELVQMKQELTRRKNGRFPAVAFVTGALDPLRSRDDWMSLFQPIPVPVLMVIGEHMPPKSRQEAEVVAHFGGGVQVVRMPGSLGLHEEYPEMLAERILVSLDKFFGR